The Geotrypetes seraphini chromosome 2, aGeoSer1.1, whole genome shotgun sequence genome contains the following window.
TTTAATTGTTCTTCTTCTGCAGTAATGCtcaatgttgatttttttttttaattattattaagaAAACAATAATTCCAGGAACAATACTGCAGAGACAATTCACTGGGTGCAGAGTAAGAGTCGCAAAAGGAAAAAGATGTTGTTGGAAAGAGACGATGAGGATACGTCTTCCTGTCCTGACTGGGGAACAAAGTGGAAGAGTCAAAGTAATTCAGAAAAGAAGGCAATAAATTTAACGGGAGACTTGGCTCTGTGTGACCAAAGTGCCAGTAATGTCACACCTGTGGGGAAAGAGCAGAGAAACCAGACCAGAGTAGAAAGATGTTTATGTGACATGTGTAAGATATTATTTGGGAATCTTGTCACCCTGAAATCAAAGCAGGGATCTGACACTGAAGAGAGACCATCTACATGTACAAACTGTGGGAACCGCTTCACACAAAAGGACCGACAGGAAGTTGAAAATACACGCACAGGAGGGAGACCTTTTACGTGTTCAGAGTGTGGTAGATGTGTCAGCAGGAAGGAAGAACTAATGCACCaccagaaaattagtaaaaagagaaaaatgtccacaaGTACAGCATATGGGGAAGACTTTCTTGATAAAGCTAACCTCACAAACTACCAGAAAAGCCATAATGAGAGAACATATTCATGTCCTGGTTTTGACAAACGTTTCAACCAAGAGGCAAAATTCCATTCACAAAAGAGATTACTTTCAAACAAGAACCATAGGAAACGTTTCCTCTACATGAAAGCATTCACAAAATACCAAGATCTTCCAGTGCTTGAAAGATCATtcctatctactaaatctataAAACACTTCAGTAAGAAGAAAGACCATTTAGAATACCTGAAAATCcagaaacaaagacaaaaaattaCTCATACTGAGTATGGTAAAAGCTTCAATAAGAAAAATAAACTCTCAGACCATCACAAAATTAAgctatatacatgtactgagtgtggaaAAAACTTGAGCAGAAAAGGAAATCTCACAATGCACCAGAGAATCCACACAGGAATCAAACAatatacatgtactgaatgtggtaaaagcttcactcTGAAAATGGAACTCACAGATCACCAGAAAATCCACTCAGGAATCAAACCATTTGCATGTACTCAGTGTGATAAAACCTTCAGCACAAAAGGAAGCCTCACAATCCACCAGAGAATCCACACAGGAATCAGACCATATACATGcactgaatgtggtaaaagcttcactgAGAAAATGAAACTCACAGCCCACCAGAGAATCCACACAGGAATCAAACCATATACTTGcactgaatgtggtaaaagcttcagcgGAAAAGGAAACCTCACAGCCCATCAGAGAATCCACACAGGAATCAAACCATTTATATGCACTGAGTGTGGAAAGAGCTTCAGAACAAAAGGAAGCCTCACAATCCACCAGAGAATCCATTCGGGAATCAAACCATATACATGCACTGAGTGTGGAAAAAGCTTCACGACTAAAGGAAGCCTCACAATCCACCAGAGAATCCACACAGGAATCAAACCATATACATgcactgagtgtggtaaaagcttcaaaaCAAAAGGAAGCCTCACAATCCACCAGAGAATCCATTCGGGaatcaaaccatatacatgtactgagtgtggtaaaagcttcactcTGAAAAAAGAACTCAGAGACCACCAGAGAAAGAACTCGGCGACCACCAGAGAATCCACTCAGGAATCAAACCATATACATGCACTGAGTGTGGAAAAAGCTTCACGACTAAAGGAAGTCTCACAATCCACCAGAGAATCCACACAGGAATCAAACCATATACATGCACTGAGTGTGGAAAAAGCTTCACGACTAAAGGAAGCCTCACAATCCACCAGAGAATCCACATAGGAATCAAACCATATACATgcactgagtgtggtaaaagcttcaaaaCAAAAGGAAGCCTCACAATCCACCAGAGAATCCATTCGGGaatcaaaccatatacatgtactgagtgtggtaaaagcttcactcTGAAAAAAGAACTCAGAGACCACCAGAGAAAGAACTCGGCGACCACCAGAGAATCCACTCAGGAATCAAACCATATACATGCACTGAGTGTGGAAAAAGCTTCACGACTAAAGGAAGCCTCACAATCCACCAGAGAATCCATACAGGaatcaaaccatatacatgtgctcagtgtggtaaaagcttcagaaCAAAAGGAAGCCTCACAATCCACCAGGGAATCCACACAGGAATcaaaccatataaatgtactgaatgtggtaaaagcttcagaaCAAAAGGAAGCCTCACAATCCACCAGGGAATCCACACAGAAACcaaaccatataaatgtactgaatgtggtaaaagcttcactcTGAACATGGAATTCACAGACCACCAGAAAAGCCACTCaggaaacaaaccatttacatgtactcaGTGTGATAAAACCTGCAGCACAAAAGGAAGCCTCACAATCCAccagagaatccacacaagaATCAAACCGTGTACATGTACTCAGTGTGATAAAACTTTCAGCAGAATTAGTGTACTTTTGAGACCATTGAGGGATGCCTGGGCTTGGTTGGTACGGTTGGTGGGGGGGTGATCCCCAATCTACTGATTTGTTGCTGCTGGGTGGGAATATTTTGTTTTTGCCTGGTATGAAGAATAAAGTTTTTGGGGAATGGGCGCAACGGGGGAATGTTTGGCTGGAACATGTACTTCAGGATGGGGAGGAGAACTAGTACCTTTCGAAGTTCTTCAGGGCCAGGTGCGAGATTGCTGGGGTAATTGCTTTGCTTATTGTCAACTGAAACATTATTGGGTGTTTCTAGATAAATCACCCTTGGGTACTCATATGGGGGGATACCTTGTGGCAATTATTTGCACCAGAGGGGGAGGATTTTTGTTCTGTCTAGGGACTTTATAAACAATTGAGGGGCTTGGTGCCTTGTAATGATGTTATGACTTGATCTGTTTATATCAATATCCGGGGTATTTTAGCCTTAAACCAATGTTCTTGGTTACGTGAATGCTATTGGGTGCTATTGAGAAGTTACTACACCCAATGTCAATTATATTAGAGTGGGACATACTCTGATCTTTGtattaagtgtgtgtgtgtgcgtggggGGGCTCgcaatacaataaaacatattggAAACATATAGTGGGCTTTATGCGGAGACTCCTTCTTACCCCAGTAGTGGGAACGGTCTCCCAGCTGGTTTTGGATGTTCCGAGAGCTTTTGGATCTTTGTCTGCTGCTCAAACTTTGTTGTTTAGGAAAATGTGTTTGGTGGCACGGAAATGCATATTGCAATCTTGGACATCCATTGATGTGCCTGCTTATTGGCACTGGCGTGCTTTATTGCATCAGTTGGCCAGCTGGGAGGCTAGAGATGTCCGTGGGAGGTGGAAGGGGAAGAAACTGTATTTGAAAATCTGGGGCCCTTATTTGGAACAGTTACATCTTAGGGGTAGAAGTGCTATTAATGAGCTTTATTTACTGGTAGGGCGCATTTAGGGGAGATTTCTGGGGTTCCTGTGTATTTTGGGATGGTCGGGGTActcctggtggggggggggtctggaggaGGGATGGGGGGTTTGATTGAAGGTCTGGTTGTTGCTTTGTATATTGTAAAACTAGATGACTTTGTTGTGTTGTCATGCTTTGTGTATTctggtcatcaataaaaattgtttgaacgtAAAAACCTTCAGCAGAAAAGGAAGCCTCACAATCCACCAGAGAATCCACTCAGGAATCAAACCATATATATGCACTGAGTGTGGAAAAAGCTTCATGACTAAAGGAAGCCTCACAATCCACCAGAGAATCCACACAGGAATCAAACCATATacctgtactgagtgtggtaaaagcttcactgTGAAAAATACGCTCAAAATCCACCAGAGAATCCACACAGGAATCAAACCATACacctgtactgagtgtggtaaaagcatCACAAGAAAACAAGAGCTCAAAATCCACCAGAGAATTCATTCAGGAATGAAACCTTATACATGTGCTTCAATCAAAAGTTATATCTAACAAAACatcaaaaaaatccacacaggatTGTTTATGAAGTTTCACGttcaaatttctttattttttgatgtaccatttatcatacaggtatctaaacagttaacaataaaatagaatctaaaaattaaaaaaataaaaacatggctAAACTAAAAGTAGGGAAGCACTTACACATTGATGATGTGATACGAAAGGGAAAcaatggggaaaggaaaattattaaatacatcgaaatggaaaataataatcaagggagggaaagggaagtgcATTTGGGTAGAGGGGtcacttcaaaagaagcgtttggATTGTCAAAGAAGTTCTGCAAAAGAGAAACAATAGTTGTGGAAATCAGAGTTTACAAGGtttaggcgtctttaaaaaggaaggttttgagtttgatttgAAATGCATATAAAGAGTTTTCTAAACGAAGGTCggcaggaagggcattccacagggtGGGGGCTGTCATAGAGAAGATGGAATGTAGTATCGTAGAAGAGTTTTCTTATTGAGGGGATGGTGAATAGATTTTgattactaccgtgtttccccgatgataagacagggccatcaaataagacagccccccctttttagaaaaaattgtaaaataaggcacccccccccgcaaataagccacccaccgatacctgcgcttacccgaatcgggtggtacggtgggtgactccgtgtggtccctccgtctaccgcgggggtcggcaacccgcggctccagagccgcatgcggctcttttccacctttgccgtggctccggtagtgtgtcacgcaggtgtgcatcttacaagtccggcgtcgcggcgggaaatagccatgctgagtgagctcagcacgtacacagatgaaagccttgcttgctgattggtccggcggccatgccgccggaccaatcagcaagcaaggctttcatctgtgtagtgctgagctcactcagcatggctatttcccgtcgcgacgccggacttgtaagatgcacgcctgaaaaagaaatcatcctggccggggtcggtgtcatgctccggagatctacagccttcctatctccctctcccttctacctgcttccggccacatcccctgctccgcggctctcttcggcaactcagcagcagtgatcgacacaagcttctgacgtcggggcctaccctctgcgagtcccgcttgtttcaacttcctttttccacaaaggcgggactcgtagagggaaggcctcgatgtcggcagcttgtcttgatcaccgctgctgacaagttgctgaagagagccgcggagcaggggggtgttgccaggtgcaggtagaagggagagggccagatgcaggactcgtgagtgagggaggagaagagagagagagaggggagggaaacaaaaggaaatatttcatactgggctgggccggagtggagggagggtggaaagattctagctacagggtgcagtaacaaaggaaaagggggggaaagctgaaaatggagatagtgacacaaagaagagaaagggtaagcaggacctactgaataaggatagagatacagaggggacatgaaagggtaaataaggcatccccccgaaaataagccctagagcatattttggccttccaaaaaaaataagacagtgtcttaccatcggggaaacacggtagatcgAAGAGCCCTATAAGATGCATACGGAATTAGAAGTTTGTCAATGAAAGCTGGTTGGTGGGAATGCTTTGTTTTGAAGGCAAGTAGTAGTATTTTATAGGTAAGATGATGTGTGATGGGCAGCCAGTGATGCGTGATGAATACTcagtgtggtaaaagctccagttAATAAGAAGACGTCACTGACCAACGGAGAATCtacgattcccactgcagcttattgtgattctgggcaagtcacttaaccctccttttaCCCCAGGTACCTAATGAGTACCTCTTGTGACAGGGCTGGGGCCTGCTTAGCGCGCCAGAGACCCAGCTTCCACCACGGGCGCATGGACCAGCGCTCCCTGAAGAGCCACAAGGTAATGGCAAGGGATGAAAGAAGTAATGCAGTTCACACAATCTCAGTAACTGTTCAaacatttactgtatttttcgcactataagacacacctgaccataagaagcaccctagatttagaggaggaaaacaagaaaaaaaccattctgaaccaaattgtataatAATATATtacaagctctgcacccagcccccatcactccctgccaggctctgcatccaaccccacagtctttgccaggctttgcaccctgtcccccctcccctctacaTCATTTTGCTAACTGAAATCTATTTAAAATACACATGATGTTGGATTTTACAAAGGCTACTGAGGTCTATCCTGTATAGTAAAAATAGATGAAAGAACTTGTCTTACTGGAATATTTGATGGAGTACTGAGCTTCTCctgggtggagggaggggaaggagcaagGCAGGGGCTGCTACTGACTTGGCCTTTAGCTGTAGAGGctgaaagagggaaagaaagatctGCAGGAGTCCAAGTCAGAATCAGTCCCAAGATTCAAGCAcggtctccccacagatcagatccgaGCGAGCACCAATCGCAAGCCAGGCACGGTCTCCCCCGAGCTGGATCAGAGCCAGAGTCTTGACGCAGTTTCCTCCGATCTGGATCCTCTCTCTGAAACCGATCCGGAGTCAGGGGTCATCTCCTCAGGATCGGAGCACTGCCTCTCCCTCCCCAATGAGTGAATCGTGGGGCGCTGTGGGCCAGTCCTGGCTATTTCCTGATTGTTTGCCACTTCCTGATTGTAGTGGTCACTGGACGGCTGCCTTCTCATTATATTGGGGCCAGGCTCTTGCCTGGGCCCGtgccacttcctgaatggctgccctaAGTTCTCATgggaactgacggcagccatgaAAGAAATGACACAGGCCCAGGCAGGATCACACTTGTGTGCCACTGGCCCCGCCATAataaggcagccgtccagcaaccaccacaatttaaaggtatcGGCAGGGGCTGGTGGTggtatatttgctccataagatgcacccttatttccacccacttttgggggggaaaaagtgtgtcttaaggagcgaaaaatatggtattttccCAGTTCCACTTTCACTGGGATGACCATTTGGCCTCTTAGGCCAGTTCCTTATTTAGGGTTCAAATCACAGTCCACTTTTGAAACCCCCTTAAACTGTTTGGCAGGATGCAAAAATACTCAGCTGCTTCTTTGTCTCAGCCTATAGTTGATGGAACCAATGTTCCTTTTCCACTGGGCATCAGGGCCGGACCTGTGGCTGCCTTGTTCTGACTTCTGTTCTTCCTTTATACTTGTTAAAACTGCTAGGCTCTGGTTAGACACTgaggggcccataatcaaaaaacatagaggtccaaaaagcatcctaaatcagcacttggatttcctaatcaccaggacgtccaagtgccgataagcAGAATTGGTTTTCTGTAtgtctagcaaggtgttccagtCTCTGTACTTTCAGAGCATGTAATGTGCGTGGTGGAGGCTTGCTATGGGCAGGCTTTGGACAGTCtcccactcccccagtgctcccccttccaccacagaaaaatgagaacaaaaaggtacatacctgtctgtaaaacagcagcatctggtatggggaagcctagcaGAGGTACACAAtggtgtcttaagtagcttggtgggtgggctaatgaaccatagagaggaggacccaggcccataaaccactctaacctctacatttatggtagaaaatgtgagccccacaaaatcctactctactgcaatataagtgtcacctgcagccataagggctattggggttgtagacaggtgggtagagtggtttttggggggctcaccataacctataagggagttctggtgagatgtttatctggtactctttttgtgaagttcgcagcatgccctctaagatgccccacttctctgttgccatgtctgggtggccagtccattacagaacTGACCActtccacgtccaaatggtcttgttctgggcatttggcacttggacaaaattttgtttgaaaatgtggtataaagatggtcTGGGCatccaaatcgacaagttaaaaagtgataaatcacctggaccggatggtatacatcacagggtactaaaagaactcaaactttaaattgctgacctgttgttagtgatctataacctgttgctaaaatcgcctgtaatacctgaagattggagaatGGCCAACGCTACaccgattttttttaaaagggttccaggggagatctgggaaattacagactggtaagcttgacttcagtgctgggcaaaatggtggaaacaattataaaaaataaaatctctgACCTCTGTTCCATCCTAAATCTTTCTGCTTTAACCCTCTCTGTTGtgtcagagagtggtggaaaactggaacgctcttccagagtctgtcgtaggggagagcaccctccagggattcaagacagggttggacaGCTTCCTGCTAAACAAGAAATGCGcttgtagggctagtctcagggtactggtctttgacctgggggctgccacatgagcggactgctgggcacgatggaccactggtttgacccaacagcggcaattcttatgttcttatgttttgccaacaattgtatttctttcccttctttttcccTCTCGTAGCATATGCCCTTGCATCTAGTCtaaattgtatgtactgtatagtTCCTCGTaagttgtaattttaattttgtacatcgcttagaattttgattaagcgattaatgaAATTTTTAAGAAACTTGAACACGTAGacgaacatgatttaatgagacagccgagggagatcttgcctcaccaatttgcttgagttctttgaaggtgtgaataaacatgtggataaaggtgagccggttaatgtagtgtatctaaattttcagaaagcttttgataaagttcctcacgagaaaattaaagagtcgtgggataggtggcaaagttcagttgtggattagttGTGGATTGGTTatcgaatagaaaacagagggtagggttaaatggtcatttctctcaatggaggagagtaaacagtggagtgccacaggggtctatactgagactggtgctatttaactttttataaatgatctggaaattggaacgacgagtgaggtgattcaatttgcagatgaccctaaactgttcaaagttaaaacgcatgcagattgtgaaaaattgcaggcagaaattggaaaggaataggaaattggaagtctgggcgtccaagtggcagatgaaatttactgtaggcaaatgcaaagtgatgcacattgggacaaataacccaaatcacagctaccagatgctagggtccaccttgggggttagcacccgagaaaaggatctgggtgtcatcgtagacaatacgatgaaaccttggccaaaaaagcaaacaagatgctaggaattattaaaaaagggatggttaacaagactaagactgttataatgcccctatgtagctccatggtgcgacctcatctggagtattgcgttcaattctggtctccttatctcaagaaagatatagtggcgctagaaaagtttcaaagaagagcgaccaagatgataaaggggatggaacgcctctcgtatgagaaaagactaaaaaggttagggcttttcagcttggaaaagagacggctgaggggagataggattgaagtctacaaaatcctgagtggagtagaaccagGTACAGACTATGTACTGAATACCTGATGTAGCAATATACCACTAATCTCCATCACAATTAATGGGACAACCTATTCCACGCCACTGGTAATCACTGACTCAATGGACATCCCAgattttatttcatatgctggTCATCCACTCCCTCTTGGCAAGGGACATGAGACATTgcacaagctgctgaactttacaaGACTCCATGCCtatattgaacaacttaagacaaCCTCCAAAGAAGGTTGAAAATGGACAGATAGCAGTCACAAACTGTTGAAACTTTGCTACAAGATGCTCAAGTCTCTGGGAACTTTCCTTTGGGTATTCGCCTACTGCTGATCATGTCTTAAGTGTTCttattcaccctatcattatcttaactGGTGTACAGATTTTactatgtattattatgattttcctaTGCTGCAAAATGAAACACACGTACATCTCTTAACAAAGCATGACCTACAAATTACCATCTACTTTTTAAGATAGTTACAAATGATTTTCCAGTATCTATCTGTGTCACCGTACTAATTTTGCACTATTTACTGCACTGCACATCAAGGTCAGACATAGTATATGGTCTCGTCCCATATCTTTATACCCCACTCATGGCATCCTGGTACCTTAAGGCTTAAACTTCCTGAGAAATCTGCCTGCATCCCTTATACAGTGTTCATTCTCTCTAAGACAGGTGAGCAAATTGATATCCCCAGCCCAGTAGGAGCTGCCCGACCTAAGACATGAGGTCTGCACTCATAATGGGACTTGTTTATCTCCATTGCCATGGAGACAGACTGTGCAGGACGAGGGGACCTGCTGATATTAGCAGAATATATATTACTAGTCTTTaggcccattacattaacgggtgctagaatagatgtgtgtctttgtgtttatttttttcattttctctccttggctgctttctgtctatctttctttctatctctcttcctactgctctgtctttctttctgtgtctctttccttgactgtccagcccttctcccttacattaacgggtgctagaaatatatatttgtctgtctttctttctttatttctgtctctttctgccactgtctttctttatttctgtctctctccctgccccagtctccttcttttctttctgtttccctccctcccactatctgtctctctccctgccccctatgcagcagcatttctctccccccctccacttccctgtgcagtaactacatcagcattctttcccccttcatttccctgtgctgcagcatttccctcccaccctgtgcagcattttcctccccccccccacacacacttccctgtggtctctctgtctgtttttgttttggtatttgtctctttgcctgctgtatgtgtgtttgtttgttttctgtgtgtgtttgtgtgtgttggTTGGCAGGTTAACTTGCTTCCCAGTAGCGGTAGCAGCAATTTGGCCGGCCCCCCCTCTCCTCTGCTCCCCCTTCTCCCTCGCGGGTCagtgaggcttccttcgctctctctagcgcatgcgcactcgtgagagccgggtgaggaaggccgccgcagcctcgcggcttgCCCCAGCTGTGTAATTTCATGTTTTAGTTGAAAGccaccgccgcagctcctctctcgatccccgcataca
Protein-coding sequences here:
- the LOC117354508 gene encoding oocyte zinc finger protein XlCOF6-like isoform X3, which encodes MPGGASAQVPITFEDIALYFSRAEWEYLQEQQKELYKDVMKENYEILISLGSPIVTPDIISHIERGEELYIMNDPISEERETGKSSHSENNNSRNNTAETIHWVQSKSRKRKKMLLERDDEDTSSCPDWGTKWKSQSNSEKKAINLTGDLALCDQSASNVTPVGKEQRNQTRVERCLCDMCKILFGNLVTLKSKQGSDTEERPSTCTNCGNRFTQKDRQEVENTRTGGRPFTCSECGRCVSRKEELMHHQKISKKRKMSTSTAYGEDFLDKANLTNYQKSHNERTYSCPGFDKRFNQEAKFHSQKRLLSNKNHRKRFLYMKAFTKYQDLPVLERSFLSTKSIKHFSKKKDHLEYLKIQKQRQKITHTEYGKSFNKKNKLSDHHKIKLYTCTECGKNLSRKGNLTMHQRIHTGIKQYTCTECGKSFTLKMELTDHQKIHSGIKPFACTQCDKTFSTKGSLTIHQRIHTGIRPYTCTECGKSFTEKMKLTAHQRIHTGIKPYTCTECGKSFSGKGNLTAHQRIHTGIKPFICTECGKSFRTKGSLTIHQRIHSGIKPYTCTECGKSFTTKGSLTIHQRIHTGIKPYTCTECGKSFKTKGSLTIHQRIHSGIKPYTCTECGKSFTLKKELRDHQRKNSATTRESTQESNHIHALSVEKASRLKEVSQSTRESTQESNHIHALSVEKASRLKEASQSTREST
- the LOC117354508 gene encoding oocyte zinc finger protein XlCOF6-like isoform X4; the protein is MPGGASAQVPITFEDIALYFSRAEWEYLQEQQKELYKDVMKENYEILISLEAGSPIVTPDIISHIERGEELYIMNDPISEERETGKSSHSENNNSRNNTAETIHWVQSKSRKRKKMLLERDDEDTSSCPDWGTKWKSQSNSEKKAINLTGDLALCDQSASNVTPVGKEQRNQTRVERCLCDMCKILFGNLVTLKSKQGSDTEERPSTCTNCGNRFTQKDRQEVENTRTGGRPFTCSECGRCVSRKEELMHHQKISKKRKMSTSTAYGEDFLDKANLTNYQKSHNERTYSCPGFDKRFNQEAKFHSQKRLLSNKNHRKRFLYMKAFTKYQDLPVLERSFLSTKSIKHFSKKKDHLEYLKIQKQRQKITHTEYGKSFNKKNKLSDHHKIKLYTCTECGKNLSRKGNLTMHQRIHTGIKQYTCTECGKSFTLKMELTDHQKIHSGIKPFACTQCDKTFSTKGSLTIHQRIHTGIRPYTCTECGKSFTEKMKLTAHQRIHTGIKPYTCTECGKSFSGKGNLTAHQRIHTGIKPFICTECGKSFRTKGSLTIHQRIHSGIKPYTCTECGKSFTTKGSLTIHQRIHTGIKPYTCTECGKSFKTKGSLTIHQRIHSGIKPYTCTECGKSFTLKKELRDHQRKNSATTRESTQESNHIHALSVEKASRLKEASQSTREST
- the LOC117354508 gene encoding gastrula zinc finger protein XlCGF26.1-like isoform X6, which codes for MPGGASAQVPITFEDIALYFSRAEWEYLQEQQKELYKDVMKENYEILISLEAGSPIVTPDIISHIERGEELYIMNDPISEERETGKSSHSENNNSRNNTAETIHWVQSKSRKRKKMLLERDDEDTSSCPDWGTKWKSQSNSEKKAINLTGDLALCDQSASNVTPVGKEQRNQTRVERCLCDMCKILFGNLVTLKSKQGSDTEERPSTCTNCGNRFTQKDRQEVENTRTGGRPFTCSECGRCVSRKEELMHHQKISKKRKMSTSTAYGEDFLDKANLTNYQKSHNERTYSCPGFDKRFNQEAKFHSQKRLLSNKNHRKRFLYMKAFTKYQDLPVLERSFLSTKSIKHFSKKKDHLEYLKIQKQRQKITHTEYGKSFNKKNKLSDHHKIKLYTCTECGKNLSRKGNLTMHQRIHTGIKQYTCTECGKSFTLKMELTDHQKIHSGIKPFACTQCDKTFSTKGSLTIHQRIHTGIRPYTCTECGKSFTEKMKLTAHQRIHTGIKPYTCTECGKSFSGKGNLTAHQRIHTGIKPFICTECGKSFRTKGSLTIHQRIHSGIKPYTCTECGKSFTLKKELRDHQRKNSATTRESTQESNHIHALSVEKASRLKEASQSTREST
- the LOC117354508 gene encoding gastrula zinc finger protein XlCGF26.1-like isoform X5, which codes for MPGGASAQVPITFEDIALYFSRAEWEYLQEQQKELYKDVMKENYEILISLEAGSPIVTPDIISHIERGEELYIMNDPISEERETGKSSHSENNNSRNNTAETIHWVQSKSRKRKKMLLERDDEDTSSCPDWGTKWKSQSNSEKKAINLTGDLALCDQSASNVTPVGKEQRNQTRVERCLCDMCKILFGNLVTLKSKQGSDTEERPSTCTNCGNRFTQKDRQEVENTRTGGRPFTCSECGRCVSRKEELMHHQKISKKRKMSTSTAYGEDFLDKANLTNYQKSHNERTYSCPGFDKRFNQEAKFHSQKRLLSNKNHRKRFLYMKAFTKYQDLPVLERSFLSTKSIKHFSKKKDHLEYLKIQKQRQKITHTEYGKSFNKKNKLSDHHKIKLYTCTECGKNLSRKGNLTMHQRIHTGIKQYTCTECGKSFTLKMELTDHQKIHSGIKPFACTQCDKTFSTKGSLTIHQRIHTGIRPYTCTECGKSFTEKMKLTAHQRIHTGIKPYTCTECGKSFSGKGNLTAHQRIHTGIKPFICTECGKSFRTKGSLTIHQRIHSGIKPYTCTECGKSFTLKKELRDHQRKNSATTRESTQESNHIHALSVEKASRLKEVSQSTRESTQESNHIHALSVEKASRLKEASQSTREST
- the LOC117354508 gene encoding oocyte zinc finger protein XlCOF6-like isoform X1: MPGGASAQVPITFEDIALYFSRAEWEYLQEQQKELYKDVMKENYEILISLEAGSPIVTPDIISHIERGEELYIMNDPISEERETGKSSHSENNNSRNNTAETIHWVQSKSRKRKKMLLERDDEDTSSCPDWGTKWKSQSNSEKKAINLTGDLALCDQSASNVTPVGKEQRNQTRVERCLCDMCKILFGNLVTLKSKQGSDTEERPSTCTNCGNRFTQKDRQEVENTRTGGRPFTCSECGRCVSRKEELMHHQKISKKRKMSTSTAYGEDFLDKANLTNYQKSHNERTYSCPGFDKRFNQEAKFHSQKRLLSNKNHRKRFLYMKAFTKYQDLPVLERSFLSTKSIKHFSKKKDHLEYLKIQKQRQKITHTEYGKSFNKKNKLSDHHKIKLYTCTECGKNLSRKGNLTMHQRIHTGIKQYTCTECGKSFTLKMELTDHQKIHSGIKPFACTQCDKTFSTKGSLTIHQRIHTGIRPYTCTECGKSFTEKMKLTAHQRIHTGIKPYTCTECGKSFSGKGNLTAHQRIHTGIKPFICTECGKSFRTKGSLTIHQRIHSGIKPYTCTECGKSFTTKGSLTIHQRIHTGIKPYTCTECGKSFKTKGSLTIHQRIHSGIKPYTCTECGKSFTLKKELRDHQRKNSATTRESTQESNHIHALSVEKASRLKEVSQSTRESTQESNHIHALSVEKASRLKEASQSTREST